A window of Gemmatimonadota bacterium contains these coding sequences:
- a CDS encoding DUF721 domain-containing protein, whose protein sequence is MTRLKKSTTLGDALRELVRNLGMEGKLEEQQAVERWPRVVGERVAAHARAVFFDGGKLFVECDSATWSQELHYMKPDILNRLDRSFGRPLVRDIIFTNTRR, encoded by the coding sequence ATGACGCGGCTGAAGAAAAGCACCACCCTCGGCGACGCACTCCGGGAACTGGTGCGCAACCTGGGCATGGAAGGCAAGCTGGAGGAACAGCAGGCCGTGGAACGTTGGCCCCGGGTCGTCGGGGAGCGTGTCGCGGCGCACGCGCGGGCGGTCTTCTTCGACGGCGGAAAGCTGTTCGTGGAGTGCGACAGCGCCACCTGGAGCCAGGAGCTGCACTACATGAAGCCGGATATTCTGAACCGACTGGACCGGTCTTTCGGCAGACCCCTGGTCCGGGACATCATATTCACCAATACCAGAAGGTAA